A part of Anabas testudineus chromosome 7, fAnaTes1.2, whole genome shotgun sequence genomic DNA contains:
- the si:dkey-151g10.3 gene encoding serine/threonine-protein kinase WNK3 isoform X11: MATDPGEPTGTDDSSEKPDGQREEDTEQEGRANQKRERTQSTPSDFPSSQTQERRTTGGEEGRIRGEGGGGEASQEGEETTVRPISFSTSSLPIDTGQKKLRREKRFFRKSVEICEEDNETDVFPEASHSAPHLELRSSDSVFTSSTQQEGAASSCAALDHDPSCPSSTQDASKDASISAPNQRGKERDREQEEEAEMKAVATSPGGRFLKFDIELGRGAFKTVYKGLDTETWVEVAWCELQDRKLTKAEQQRFKEEAEMLKGLQHPNIVRFYDSWESVLRGKKCIVLVTELMTSGTLKTYLKRFKVMKPKVLRSWCRQILKGLHFLHTRTPPIVHRDLKCDNIFITGPTGSVKIGDLGLATLMRTSFAKSVIGTPEFMAPEMYEEHYDESVDVYAFGMCMLEMATSEYPYSECQNAAQIYRKVTSGIKPASFDKVNDPEVKEIIEGCIRQNKSQRLSIRDLLNHAFFGEDTGVRVELAEEDTGTQDCLALRIWVEEPKKLKGKHKDNEAIEFSYDLENDSAEEVALEMVKSGFFHESDAKVVGKSIRDRVNLIKKSRERRQQQQLLQQQQGLEERRDSTLTSYTFSHPSCPSSLGPGVAGQTGGGGQESEELPEVDQHVRQQHIFSGTTLSLPEGESIGSASCESYASEQSQAYSQQGESVTHSQITLPPAASGTSVLAHPQMPPIGETGSVPNVPLAQSVSMSSMSIIQSGGGPVAQTFLQPSTMVPQDGPYLSSTEYHSSSGSVPANGEETAQLMTNGKLEKLKSQRRASCQKPEKVSHQFQLSMLQVSGSGDNMVECQLETHSNKMVTFKFDIDGDAPEDIADYMVEEDFVLDVEKEKFVEQLRAIVKKAHEILQTHSQTGSTDQLHVSTPTSSTTDSVPHSSPVGRWRFFINQTIRHRDSLSGQGTATPPPIAEMRIPQSPQTKKESEGSQSLESFTEMAPPPTASAASPPVSAVSAAASTVPPATATLAPHITASDSTSAAPSTLETSIPPVASGDFELPLLSSATADQIANLLNLSTAPTAVSHTPTTILPDILTSPGTSSCSTVGQSIGDTVITAPRPHLSAAEQSSTSFHSPPPATAVTSSVVSQLVMEQTLTQVAKPTPQQPQLQATLQQQVPATQQQLQPVQLEHQTQQTTPQQQQAHHQVYQEQIQLQKALQQSLQQLQPQQLMQEQIPLQPPLTEVQVLPLPGHVELLPQSLPLEQFLPPVSIQQTQQPLLQQQTQFSQQLMQQPQLQQLAQQVVAPQVAVVAQQQTHIDHQQQQQLNLQTIHLQQQQMLQQQIQQQQHQLLMDAVTLKPDQSQLLPLSISQQFLQQQLNVCPVPQQQVPQQSQIPADLAPQHIQSQLQHTEEQQEIVKTVDTPQKQQQFPLQKQSSLQMSESEVSTGETSVTEDTCSYSAPFHPQSDSSLPPLHPSTAEAPFPTLSLTMTPSPAQPSSVAESDSEGPPKIEFVDNRIKTLDEKLRNLLYQEYSSGVASVGGAGPTSAAFTSVGGDESPEPQSHHHLSFPPPDSSSDTSPHSSSSTTSSTTSRSSSTSPEPEKDEGGEVASSEVAISTVLGPVEQQPRPSLPSPSASSTPPTSFLPPSLDDSAGPQRPPVPGEPTILAVPPHSDTSTTGDASWPPNQHPIPLRHGQHQHNAGGGYFGLNLTCPSIRNPVSKKSWTRKFKNWACKLRHSASLFKKPRVQQDGRQAVQEEKEAPLLNPTQSCKGRFQVTPVPQTSPPKDVPIGHGSTHRKVGRFSVTQAETKKEDRQTDSSPVSPDLEREKRRSRPKEVEKDESKRTPAMVRGHGLSHSPLCSSDDDDESELEDENLRRELHKLREKHIKEVVSLQAQQNRELQELYRQLRSLKDQRQSLPASLSRTPPLPTGPTVLSPRRPRPAKIKLRPRPHSHMDNNGVTHSGIQQSSSFSGSEQSRLPIYCNPEHCAALPSKRDHSPLRKSTFTDELHKLVDNWTKEPVGPTPQKPSLNQIKQIQQVQELGGWSQPTEVAPPGWFPVVPLNPQTSPTPASLPVAAPSHYTGGGSLSTLHSPGPPPQTHMAQVPQMQQSLHLHQSLPLQQMTYQQSPLRQQIPQPRMQSPIQSQSLQQTQPIAQVPHPPSQSQPLLSSQMPTSSVSMAASLLPGSGSTAPTDCAAAASVGSTFCSCSSSSSTCSSSCCTAALPSSAKIHPTPPTSTLPLGQK; the protein is encoded by the exons ATGGCTACTGACCCAGGAGAGCCCACAGGCACTGACGACTCCTCGGAAAAACCTGatggacagagggaggaggacacAGAGCAGGAAGGTAGAGCCAACCAAAAGAGGGAGAGGACACAAAGCACCCCCTCAGATTTTCCCTCTTCCCAGACTCAGGAGAGGAGAACaactggaggagaagaaggacgAATccgaggagaaggaggaggaggggaagccAGCCAGGAAGGTGAGGAAACCACAGTCAGACCAATTTCATTCTCTACATCCTCTTTACCAATTGACACTGGTCAGAAAAAACTGAGGAGGGAGAAACGCTTCTTCAGAAAGAGTGTGGAGATTTGTGAAGAGGATAATGAGACGGATGTGTTCCCTGAGGCATCCCACAGTGCCCCCCATCTGGAGCTGCGCTCCTCAGACTCAGTCTTCACCAGCAGTACCCAGCAAGAAGGGGCTGCTTCATCTTGTGCTGCCCTGGACCATGACCCATCATGTCCCAGCTCCACACAGGACGCTAGCAAGGATGCTTCTATCTCTGCACCTAACCAGAGGGGGAAAGAGAGGGACCgtgagcaggaggaggaagcagagatgAAGGCTGTGGCCACCTCTCCTGGAGGCAGGTTCCTCAAGTTTGACATTGAACTGGGCCGAGGAGCATTCAAGACTGTCTATAAAGGCCTGGACACAGAGACTTGGGTGGAGGTGGCTTGGTGTGAACTTCAG GACCGGAAGCTCACCAAGGCCGAGCAGCAGCGCTTCAAGGAAGAGGCTGAGATGCTGAAGGGTCTTCAGCACCCCAACATCGTCCGCTTCTATGACTCCTGGGAGTCTGTGCTTCGTGGCAAGAAGTGCATTGTACTGGTTACTGAACTCATGACTTCAGGAACACTCAAAAC ttaCCTGAAGCGCTTTAAGGTGATGAAACCCAAGGTGCTGAGGAGTTGGTGTAGACAGATCCTGAAGGGCCTCCACTTCCTTCACACCAGAACTCCTCCAATTGTCCACCGGGACCTCAAGTGTGACAACATCTTTATAACAGGCCCCACAGGATCAGTCAAGATAGGTGACCTTGGACTGGCCACTCTTATGAGGACCTCCTTTGCTAAGAGTGTGATAG GAACACCAGAGTTCATGGCTCCAGAGATGTATGAGGAGCACTATGATGAGTCTGTTGATGTTTATGCCTTTGGGATGTGCATGCTGGAGATGGCTACTTCAGAATACCCCTACTCCGAGTGCCAAAATGCTGCTCAGATCTATCGCAAAGTCACAAGT ggtATAAAACCAGCCAGTTTTGATAAAGTAAATGACCCAGAGGTCAAAGAGATCATTGAAGGCTGTATTCGACAGAACAAGAGCCAAAG ACTCTCAATCAGAGACCTCCTAAACCATGCATTTTTTGGGGAGGACACAGGGGTCCGTGTGGAACTAGCAGAGGAGGATACGGGCACACAGGACTGTCTAGCTCTCCGTATTTGGGTTGAAGAGCCTAAGAAGCTAAaggggaaacacaaagacaatgAAGCCATTGAGTTCAGCTATGATCTGGAGAATGACAGTGCTGAGGAGGTGGCTCTAGAGATG GTGAAGTCGGGCTTCTTCCATGAGAGTGATGCCAAAGTGGTTGGAAAATCTATCCGGGACAGAGTAAATCTGATCAAAAAGTCACGGGAGCgtagacagcagcagcagctccttcagcagcagcagggcttggaagaaagaagagattCTACTCTCACCTCCTACACTTTTTCTCATCCATCTTGCCCATCTTCACTGGGGCCAGGGGTAGCAGGccaaacaggaggaggaggacaggagtCTGAGGAGCTGCCTGAAGTGGACCAGCATGTCAGACAGCAACATATTTTCAGTGGGACAACCCTTAGTCTGCCAG AAGGTGAGAGCATTGGGTCAGCCAGCTGTGAATCTTATGCAAGTGAACAGAGCCAGGCATACTCTCAGCAAGGGGAATCAGTCACCCACTCCCAGATTACTCTGCCCCCTGCAGCATCT GGCACCAGTGTATTGGCTCATCCTCAAATGCCTCCTATTGGTGAGACTGGAAGTGTTCCAAATGTGCCTCTTGCTCAGAGTGTTAGTATGTCCAGCATGTCCATAATCCAAAGTGGAGGGGGACCTGTGGCACAGACATTTCTTCAGCCTAGTACTATGGTCCCACAG GATGGTCCTTACCTGTCAAGTACGGAATATCATTCTTCTTCTGG GTCTGTTCCAGCTAATGGAGAAGAAACTGCTCAGCTCATGACCAATGGCAAATTAGAGAaattaaaaagtcaaagaaGAGCCTCCTGTCAGAAGCCTGAGAAGGTTTCACACCAGTTTCAGCTGAGCATGCTACAG GTGTCCGGCAGTGGGGACAATATGGTGGAATGCCAGTTGGAGACCCACAGCAACAAAATGGTGACATTTAAATTTGACATCGATGGAGATGCTCCTGAGGACATAGCAGATTACATG GTTGAAGAGGACTTTGTTCTTGatgtggagaaagagaaatttGTTGAGCAGCTAAGAGCAATAGTTAAGAAGGCCCATGAAATTcttcagacacattcacag ACTGGATCAACTGACCAGTTACACGTGAGCACTCCTACTAGCTCAACAA CGGACTCAGTGCCCCATTCTTCCCCAGTGGGACGTTGGCGCTTCTTTATCAACCAGACCATCCGCCATAGAGACTCTCTTTCCGGCCAAGGAACAGCTACACCACCTCCCATTGCAGAGATGAGGATACCGCAGTCTCCACAAACAAAGAAAG AAAGTGAAGGATCTCAGAGTCTGGAATCCTTCACTGAAATGGCCCCTCCCCCCACAGCTTCTGCTGCCTCACCTCCAGTTTCCGCTGTCTCGGCCGCTGCTTCTACAGTTCCCCCAGCCACAGCTACCCTGGCTCCTCACATCACTGCCTCTGATAGCACCTCTGCAGCACCTTCCACTCTTGAAACATCTATCCCTCCTGTGGCTTCAGGTGATTTTGAACTGCCACTACTCTCCTCAGCTACTGCTGACCAAATTGCTAATCTCCTCAACTTGTCCACTGCTCCTACTGCTGTTTCTCACACACCTACCACCATACTTCCTGATATCCTCACTTCTCCTGGAACCAGTAGTTGTTCTACTGTAGGTCAAAGTATAGGGGATACAGTGATAACTGCTCCAAGGCCACATCTGTCTGCAGCGGAACAGTCTTCAACCTCTTTCCATTCCCCTCCACCTGCTACTGCAGTGACCTCTTCTGTTGTAAGCCAACTTGTCATGGAGCAGACACTCACCCAGGTGGCCAAACCAACcccacaacaaccacagctacAGGCTACATTACAGCAACAGGTACCAGCAACTCAACAGCAACTGCAGCCAGTCCAGCTGGAACATCAGACTCAACAGACAacaccacaacaacagcaagCACACCATCAAGTGTACCAAGAACAAATCCAACTTCAGAAAGCACTTCAGCAGTCTCTCCAACAGTTACAACCACAGCAGCTAATGCAGGAACAAATACCACTTCAACCACCGCTGACGGAGGTACAGGTCCTGCCTCTGCCAGGTCATGTAGAATTGTTACCACAGTCTCTGCCTCTTGAGCAGTTTCTTCCACCAGTATCCATACAGCAGACCCAACAACCCCTTCTTCAACAGCAAACACAGTTTAGCCAACAGCTGATGCAACAGCCTCAGTTACAGCAGTTAGCTCAGCAGGTTGTGGCACCCCAGGTTGCTGTAGTGGCCCAACAGCAGACCCATATAGAtcatcagcagcaacaacagttaAACCTACAGACAATAcatttacagcaacaacaaatgttgCAACAGCAgatacaacagcagcaacatcagctGCTTATGGATGCTGTGACTTTAAAGCCAGATCAGAGCCAGTTGCTGCCCCTGTCAATTAGTCAACAGTTTCTTCAACAGCAACTAAATGTTTGTCCTGTACCACAACAGCAGGTTCCACAACAATCCCAAATCCCTGCTGACCTGGCTCCACAACATATACAGTCACAGCTGCAACACACTGAGGAGCAACAGGAGATTGTCAAAACTGTGGACACACcccaaaaacagcagcagtttccaCTGCAGAAGCAGTCCTCCTTACAGATGTCAGAGTCAGAGGTGTCTACAGGAGAAACAAGTGTAACAGAGGATACATGCAGCTACTCTGCCCCATTTCATCCTCAATCTGACTCTTCTCTCCCCCCTCTTCATCCTAGCACTGCTGAAGCCCCCTTTCCTACGCTTTCCCTCACAATGACACCATCTCCTGCTCAGCCTTCCTCTGTGGCTGAGTCAGACAGTGAAGGCCCACCCAAAATTGAATTTGTTGACAACCGCATAAAAACTTTGGATGAAAAGCTAAGGAACTTGTTGTATCAGGAATACAGCAGTGGGGTAGCCTCGGTTGGGGGAGCAGGCCCTACGTCCGCTGCCTTTACATCAGTAGGAGGAGATGAATCACCAGAGCCCCAGTCACACCACCACTTGTCTTTCCCCCCTCCTGACTCCTCTTCAGATACTTCCCCCCACTCCTCATCTTCCACTACTTCCTCAACCACCTCCCGATCCTCTTCCACTTCCCCTGAACCAGAAAAGGATGAAGGGGGAGAGGTGGCCTCCTCAGAAGTGGCCATCTCTACAGTGCTGGGTCCAGTGGAACAGCAGCCTCGGCCATCTCTTCCCTCCCCTTCTGCTTCATCGACTCCACCTACATCTTTCCTGCCTCCCAGTCTAGATGACTCTGCTGGGCCCCAACGCCCGCCTGTACCAGGAGAACCAACCATTCTT GCTGTTCCCCCACACTCTGACACCAGTACCACTGGAGATGCATCGTGGCCCCCCAATCAGCATCCGATCCCCCTCCGGCATGGACAGCACCAGCACAATGCAGGAGGTGGATATTTTGGCCTAAACCTGACATGTCCTAGTATCAGAAATCCTGTTAGCAAGAAATCCTGGACTCGAAAATTCAAAAACTGGGCATGCAAACTGCGCCACTCCGCCAGCTTGTTCAAGAAGCCCAGAGTCCAGCAAG ATGGACGTCAGGCAGtacaagaggagaaagaggcaCCACTCCTAAATCCAACTCAGTCATGCAAAGGACGGTTTCAA GTGACTCCAGTACCTCAGACCTCGCCTCCAAAGGATGTGCCAATAGGCCATGGTAGCACCCACAGGAAAGTTGGACGCTTCTCTGTAACCCAAGCTGAGACTAAGAAGGAGGACAGGCAGACTGACAGCTCCCCAGTTTCCCCTGATttggagagggagaagaggagatCTCGGCCAAAAGAAGTGGAGAAAGACGAAAGTAAGAGGACCCCAGCAATGGTCCGAGGTCACGGGCTCAGCCACTCTCCCCTgtgcagcagtgatgatgatgatgagagtGAGCTGGAGGACGAAAACCTGAGAAGAGAACTACACAAACTCAGAGAGAA GCACATAAAAGAGGTGGTATCTCTTCAAGCCCAACAGAACAGAGAGCTGCAGGAGCTGTACAGGCAGCTTCGTTCCCTCAAAGACCAAAGGCAGAGTCTGCCTGCCTCTTTGTCCCGAACCCCTCCTCTACCCACAGGACCCACTGTCCTATCTCCTCGCAGGCCCAGGCCAGCCAAAATCAAGCTCCGACCCCGACCTCACTCCCACATGGATAACAATGGAGTTACACACTCTG GGATTCAGCAGTCAAGTAGTTTCTCAGGCAGTGAACAGAGCAGACTGCCCATATACTGCAACCCAGAGCACTGCGCTGCACTGCCTTCGAAAAGAG ACCACAGTCCTCTACGAAAAAGCACATTCACAGATGAACTGCACAAGCTTGTTGATAATTGGACGAAGGAGCCAGTGGGCCCTACTCCACAAAAGCCTTCACTGAATCAGATCAAGCAGATTCAGCAGGTGCAGGAATTGGGAGGTTGGAGCCAGCCAACTGAG GTGGCTCCACCAGGTTGGTTTCCTGTGGTACCACTGAACCCCCAGACATCCCCAACCCCTGCCAGCTTGCCTGTGGCAGCCCCTTCACATTACACAGGTGGAGGGAGCCTGTCCACCCTGCACTCTCCAGGACCTCCGCCACAAACGCACATGGCTCAAGTGCCACAGATGCAGCAAAGTTTACACCTCCATCAGTCTCTTCCCCTCCAGCAGATGACCTATCAGCAGTCCCCACTTCGCCAGCAGATACCACAGCCCCGGATGCAATCTCCCATACAGTCTCAGTCACTACAACAAACACAACCCATTGCCCAGGTGCCCCACCCACCATCTCAAAGCCAACCTCTGCTGTCTTCCCAAATGCCTACATCTTCAGTCTCCATGGCTGCATCTCTGCTGCCTGGAAGCGGCAGCACTGCACCTACagattgtgctgctgctgcttctgttgggTCGACATTTTGCTCCTGTTCCTCATCCTCTTCTACCTGTTCCTCCTCTTGCTGTACTGCTGCTCTACCTTCCAGTGCCAAAATTCACCCAACACCTCCCACCTCTACTCTTCCTCTGGGACAGAAATGA